A region from the Vicinamibacterales bacterium genome encodes:
- the lnt gene encoding apolipoprotein N-acyltransferase, producing MSASSVSSAAASGVLLALSFPRYGHPAVAFVALVPLLVALTGFNGQLGRTHGVSAGRGFSLGLIAGFVHFAGTVYWTGATVQTFGGLPMPVAVFVTGLLVLYMATFVAAASALTATFVQRFGLIGLALAPAAWVATEYTRGFLFGGFPWIPLGNTMVTMLPIVQVASLVGVYGLSMFVALVNVGFAVTALAAGRTRVWAIAGTLALIVVVSVWGGQRLAANRLTQGEPVRVGLIQGNIAQTDKWNPARADMIVDRYLQLTRQAAADGADFLLWPESATPFFFQDDPGGELIRSAVRELGKPLLLGSDELERGPPANHYYNSAFMLDTAGATAAVYRKIHLVPFGEYVPFQRALFFVAPLVEAVSAFTAGERVTMLPVREHMISTAICYEVTYPGLMREAVRQGSEMLTTITNDAWYGESSAAYQHFEMAAMRAVEQGRYLVRAANTGVSGIVDPYGRVLVRTRLFETVAVVGEARFVQERTLYARIGDLVAQVSTVLTVLALAAAAWLKAER from the coding sequence TTGTCTGCGTCATCGGTGTCATCTGCGGCCGCCTCCGGCGTGCTGCTGGCCCTGTCGTTCCCGAGGTATGGCCATCCGGCGGTGGCGTTTGTCGCGCTGGTGCCGCTGTTGGTCGCCCTGACCGGGTTCAACGGCCAGCTGGGGCGGACGCACGGCGTCAGCGCCGGCCGCGGGTTTAGCCTGGGCCTGATCGCCGGCTTCGTGCATTTTGCCGGCACCGTCTACTGGACCGGCGCCACCGTGCAGACCTTCGGCGGGCTGCCGATGCCGGTGGCCGTGTTCGTCACGGGCCTGCTGGTCCTCTACATGGCGACCTTTGTGGCGGCGGCGTCAGCGCTGACGGCCACCTTCGTCCAACGGTTCGGGCTGATCGGCCTCGCCCTGGCGCCCGCCGCGTGGGTGGCGACGGAGTACACGCGCGGCTTCCTGTTTGGCGGCTTCCCGTGGATCCCGCTGGGCAACACGATGGTGACGATGCTGCCGATCGTCCAGGTGGCCAGCCTGGTCGGCGTCTACGGGCTGTCGATGTTTGTCGCCCTCGTCAACGTCGGGTTCGCCGTGACCGCCCTGGCTGCCGGCCGCACGCGGGTATGGGCCATCGCCGGCACCCTCGCGCTGATCGTCGTGGTCTCGGTCTGGGGTGGTCAGCGTCTCGCCGCCAACCGCCTGACCCAGGGCGAGCCCGTTCGCGTGGGGTTGATCCAGGGCAACATCGCGCAGACCGACAAGTGGAACCCCGCGCGCGCGGACATGATCGTGGACCGCTACCTGCAGCTGACCCGCCAGGCCGCCGCCGACGGCGCCGACTTCCTGCTGTGGCCCGAGTCGGCGACACCGTTCTTCTTCCAGGACGATCCCGGCGGCGAGCTGATCCGGTCCGCGGTCCGGGAACTCGGCAAGCCGCTGCTGCTCGGCAGCGACGAACTCGAGCGCGGCCCGCCGGCCAATCACTATTACAACTCCGCGTTCATGCTCGACACCGCCGGCGCCACCGCCGCCGTGTATCGCAAGATCCATCTGGTGCCGTTTGGCGAATACGTGCCGTTCCAGCGTGCCCTGTTCTTCGTCGCCCCCCTGGTCGAAGCGGTGTCGGCATTCACGGCGGGCGAGCGCGTCACGATGCTGCCGGTGCGCGAGCACATGATCAGCACCGCCATCTGTTACGAGGTCACGTATCCCGGCCTGATGCGCGAGGCCGTGCGGCAGGGCAGCGAGATGCTGACGACCATCACCAACGACGCCTGGTACGGCGAGTCATCGGCCGCCTACCAGCACTTCGAGATGGCCGCGATGCGAGCCGTGGAGCAGGGCCGCTACCTCGTGCGCGCGGCCAACACCGGGGTGAGCGGCATTGTCGACCCCTACGGCCGCGTGCTGGTCCGGACCAGGCTGTTCGAAACGGTGGCGGTGGTCGGCGAAGCCCGGTTCGTGCAGGAGCGGACGCTCTATGCCAGAATTGGTGATCTGGTCGCGCAGGTGTCCACCGTGCTCACGGTGCTGGCGCTGGCGGCGGCCGCCTGGCTGAAAGCCGAACGCTGA
- a CDS encoding inorganic pyrophosphatase: MGRLFRAHPWHGVRLGEKGSSIVTCYIEITPSDTVKYELDKATGLLKLDRPQRFSNFCPALYGLLPQTYCGTRVAELSAEKTGRSSIAGDQDPLDVCVLSERPVSHGDILLQAVPIGGLRMIDGNEADDKIVAVLVGDSAYGGFRDIKDCPEALVSRLIHYFETYKLVPGTNENPCEITHVYGRDEAFDVIRRAQADYHEKFGSLETLLDAAMKA, from the coding sequence ATGGGCCGCTTGTTCCGGGCCCATCCCTGGCATGGCGTCCGGCTGGGCGAGAAGGGCTCCAGCATTGTCACCTGCTACATCGAGATCACGCCGTCCGACACGGTGAAGTACGAACTCGACAAGGCCACGGGCCTGCTCAAGCTCGATCGGCCGCAGCGTTTCTCGAACTTCTGTCCGGCGCTCTACGGCCTGCTGCCGCAGACCTACTGCGGCACGCGAGTGGCCGAGCTCAGCGCGGAGAAGACCGGGCGTTCGTCGATTGCCGGCGATCAGGATCCGCTGGACGTGTGCGTCCTCTCGGAACGGCCGGTGTCGCACGGCGACATCCTCCTGCAGGCCGTGCCGATCGGCGGCCTGCGGATGATCGACGGCAACGAAGCGGACGACAAGATCGTGGCCGTGCTGGTCGGCGATTCGGCCTACGGCGGCTTCCGCGACATCAAGGATTGTCCCGAGGCGCTGGTCTCACGGCTGATTCACTATTTCGAAACCTACAAGCTCGTGCCCGGCACGAACGAGAACCCGTGTGAGATCACCCACGTCTACGGGCGCGACGAAGCGTTCGACGTGATTCGGAGGGCGCAGGCCGACTACCACGAGAAGTTCGGCTCCCTCGAAACGCTGCTCGATGCTGCGATGAAAGCCTAG
- a CDS encoding tetratricopeptide repeat protein encodes MTGRGATACLLAAVAFWPAAGAAQVPAGAPVLVVPFDNARQEPRLAWMREGAAVLLSDLLEAPGERVVDRAERLRAFDRLQLPAAADLSRASSVKVGQAVGASALVIGALEIAGEQLTARARVVRLDTGRLLPEVQASGPLADVFGVFGRLAILVRGRGTPPSAADRLPPSPQVFEFYIKGLVAETPATAIAFLEQARKAAPQFDPARLALWDVHTDASDHQRALDAVSGMRAEGRYSREGRFRRSLSLLSLKRFDDALQTLRALQGEGRSAAVTNAIGVAELRRTATPQPGRATYYFSQASEIDPADGDLFFNLGYAYWLDRDARATIYWLREAVRRDPGDGDAHFILGVALHQTGATAEAARERELATRLSSKYAGWEARAAGGDPVPRGLERLAEELTPSAIRVDNMLTTAGQRDQDALAAFHLDAGRRAYQREADREATQELRRALYLSPYLAEAHLMLGRLYLRGGRAEEAVEALKIALWSEETVAAHVALAEAYLQVQDTAAARGEIDRALALDPKAADALAVKVRIGEGP; translated from the coding sequence ATGACCGGTCGAGGGGCCACGGCGTGCCTGCTCGCCGCGGTCGCGTTCTGGCCCGCGGCCGGCGCGGCGCAAGTCCCCGCCGGCGCCCCGGTCCTCGTCGTGCCCTTCGATAACGCCCGGCAAGAACCGCGGCTGGCGTGGATGCGCGAGGGCGCCGCGGTCCTGCTGTCAGACTTGCTCGAGGCGCCCGGCGAACGGGTGGTCGATCGCGCCGAGCGCTTGCGGGCATTCGACCGTCTGCAGTTGCCCGCCGCGGCGGATTTGAGCCGCGCCTCGTCGGTCAAGGTCGGCCAGGCCGTGGGGGCCAGCGCGCTGGTCATCGGCGCCCTGGAGATTGCCGGCGAACAGCTCACGGCGCGCGCGCGCGTGGTGCGACTCGACACCGGCCGGCTGCTGCCGGAAGTCCAGGCCTCGGGTCCGTTGGCGGATGTCTTCGGCGTGTTCGGCCGGCTGGCGATTCTCGTGCGCGGCCGCGGCACGCCGCCGTCGGCGGCGGATCGCCTGCCCCCATCGCCCCAGGTCTTCGAGTTCTACATCAAGGGTCTCGTCGCCGAGACGCCGGCCACGGCAATTGCGTTCCTCGAACAGGCGCGCAAGGCGGCGCCGCAGTTCGATCCGGCCCGGTTGGCGCTCTGGGACGTGCACACGGACGCCTCCGACCATCAGCGCGCGCTGGATGCCGTATCGGGCATGCGCGCGGAGGGCCGCTATTCGCGGGAAGGCCGCTTTCGCCGATCGCTGTCGTTGCTGAGCCTCAAGCGCTTTGATGACGCGTTGCAGACGCTGCGGGCGTTGCAGGGCGAAGGGCGTTCGGCCGCCGTCACCAACGCCATTGGCGTCGCGGAACTGCGTCGCACCGCGACGCCGCAGCCCGGCCGCGCCACCTACTACTTCAGCCAGGCCAGCGAGATCGATCCGGCCGACGGCGACCTGTTCTTCAACCTGGGCTACGCGTATTGGCTGGATCGCGATGCGCGCGCCACCATCTATTGGCTGCGGGAGGCCGTGCGCCGGGATCCGGGCGACGGCGACGCGCACTTCATCCTCGGCGTGGCCCTCCACCAGACCGGCGCCACCGCCGAAGCCGCGCGCGAGCGTGAGCTGGCCACCCGGCTGTCGTCGAAGTACGCGGGGTGGGAAGCGCGGGCCGCCGGTGGCGACCCCGTGCCTCGCGGGCTCGAACGCCTCGCCGAGGAACTAACGCCGTCGGCCATTCGCGTCGATAACATGCTCACGACCGCCGGACAGCGCGACCAGGACGCCCTCGCGGCCTTCCATCTCGATGCCGGCCGCCGCGCCTATCAGCGAGAGGCGGATCGCGAAGCGACCCAGGAACTGCGCCGGGCCCTGTACCTGTCGCCGTACCTGGCCGAAGCCCACCTGATGCTCGGCCGGCTCTACTTGCGGGGCGGCCGCGCCGAAGAGGCTGTGGAAGCCCTGAAGATTGCGCTGTGGAGCGAAGAGACCGTGGCCGCGCACGTGGCCCTGGCCGAAGCCTACCTGCAGGTTCAGGACACGGCCGCCGCCCGAGGCGAGATCGACCGGGCGCTGGCCCTGGATCCGAAAGCGGCAGACGCGCTGGCGGTGAAGGTTCGGATTGGCGAAGGCCCATGA
- the argS gene encoding arginine--tRNA ligase, with amino-acid sequence MILPLHEQLRARVRAVLAERYDLTDPGLEIPVEYPPNRTLGDLGTPVAFDLARQLRKAPRVIAQEIAAALGPLTGVTRVEAAPNGYLNVFLDRPAFLLARLGVAGELPAAPPRPDKTIVEHTAINPNKAAHIGHLRNAALGDTLVRVLRFRGTPVEVQNYIDDTGVQVADVVVGFREIESIDLAGARRIAATARFDYYCWDLYARVTEWYGGDQERLKIRAATLHDIEHGVEPTASLAAFIADTVVRAHLKTMARLNIDYQLLTWEGDILRLKFWARAFEVLKQTGAVFLQTEGRLAGCWVMKIDDQPAVEAAGADDAPADEAEEREKVIVRSNGTVTYVGKDMAYQFWKSGLLGHDFHYRPFAKRMTGETLWATTSDPALAVADHPAFGAAAATYNVIDVRQAYLQKLLKQALSAIGHPAEADRLTHFSYEMVALSHATAQELGCAPPPESDDAKRPFVEVSGRKGLGVKADDLIDRVIDKALSEVNRRQPELTDADRRRIAEAIGIAAVRYFLIKYSRTRVIAFDIDEALSFDGESGPYLQYAVVRANNIFQKLQDRLGFDAAAMLAPLPLAPPDAINGADGDHELWALVLEASRLDDVVEQVVRTLEFAVLAKYGFGLAQMFNAFYHRAQILNEERDDVRRWRAAAVAYFRLQLTRLLDLMGVAVPPRM; translated from the coding sequence ATGATTCTTCCCCTACACGAACAGCTCAGGGCGCGTGTGCGTGCCGTGCTCGCCGAGCGATACGACCTCACCGATCCCGGCCTGGAGATCCCCGTCGAGTACCCGCCGAACCGGACGCTCGGTGACCTCGGCACGCCGGTCGCGTTCGATCTCGCCCGGCAGCTGCGCAAGGCCCCACGCGTGATCGCGCAGGAGATCGCGGCCGCGCTCGGTCCCCTCACCGGCGTCACCCGGGTCGAGGCGGCACCCAACGGCTACCTCAACGTCTTTCTCGATCGCCCGGCGTTCCTGCTGGCGCGGCTCGGCGTCGCCGGCGAACTGCCCGCGGCCCCGCCGCGCCCCGACAAGACCATCGTCGAGCACACCGCGATCAACCCGAACAAGGCCGCGCACATCGGCCACCTGCGCAACGCCGCGCTCGGCGACACGCTGGTCCGCGTCCTCCGCTTCCGCGGCACGCCGGTCGAGGTGCAGAACTACATCGACGACACCGGGGTGCAGGTCGCCGACGTGGTGGTGGGGTTCCGCGAGATCGAGTCGATCGACCTGGCCGGGGCCAGGCGCATCGCCGCCACGGCGCGGTTCGACTACTACTGCTGGGACCTGTACGCCCGCGTCACCGAGTGGTACGGCGGCGACCAGGAACGCCTGAAGATTCGCGCCGCCACGCTGCACGACATCGAGCACGGCGTCGAACCCACGGCGAGCCTGGCCGCGTTCATCGCCGACACGGTCGTGCGCGCGCACCTCAAGACCATGGCCCGGCTGAACATCGACTACCAGTTGCTGACTTGGGAAGGCGACATCCTGCGCCTCAAGTTCTGGGCGCGGGCGTTTGAGGTCCTCAAGCAGACCGGCGCCGTGTTCCTGCAGACCGAAGGCCGGCTGGCCGGCTGCTGGGTCATGAAGATCGACGACCAGCCCGCGGTGGAGGCGGCGGGCGCCGATGACGCGCCCGCGGACGAGGCGGAGGAACGGGAGAAGGTGATCGTCCGCTCGAACGGCACCGTCACCTACGTCGGCAAGGACATGGCCTACCAGTTCTGGAAGTCGGGCCTGCTCGGCCACGACTTCCACTACCGCCCGTTCGCCAAGCGCATGACCGGAGAGACGCTGTGGGCCACCACCAGCGACCCGGCCCTGGCGGTGGCGGACCATCCGGCGTTCGGCGCGGCGGCGGCCACCTACAACGTCATCGACGTGCGGCAGGCGTACCTGCAGAAACTCCTGAAGCAGGCGCTGTCGGCCATCGGGCATCCGGCGGAAGCCGATCGACTCACCCACTTCTCGTACGAGATGGTGGCGCTGTCGCATGCCACCGCGCAGGAACTCGGGTGTGCGCCGCCGCCGGAGTCCGACGACGCGAAGCGGCCGTTCGTCGAGGTCTCGGGTCGCAAGGGGCTGGGCGTCAAGGCCGACGACCTGATCGACCGCGTCATCGACAAGGCGCTGTCGGAAGTGAATCGCCGCCAGCCGGAGCTGACCGACGCCGATCGGCGCCGCATCGCCGAAGCCATCGGTATCGCCGCGGTGCGCTACTTCCTGATCAAGTACTCGCGCACGAGGGTGATTGCCTTCGACATCGACGAGGCGCTCAGCTTCGACGGCGAAAGCGGGCCGTACCTGCAGTACGCCGTGGTGCGCGCCAATAACATCTTCCAGAAGCTGCAGGACCGGCTCGGCTTCGACGCAGCGGCCATGCTGGCGCCGCTGCCCCTGGCGCCGCCCGACGCCATCAACGGCGCCGATGGCGACCATGAACTGTGGGCCCTCGTGCTCGAGGCATCGCGGCTGGACGACGTCGTCGAACAGGTCGTGCGGACGCTGGAGTTCGCGGTGCTCGCGAAATACGGCTTCGGCCTCGCGCAGATGTTCAACGCCTTCTACCATCGCGCCCAGATTCTCAACGAGGAGCGCGACGACGTGCGCCGCTGGCGGGCCGCCGCGGTGGCGTATTTCCGCCTCCAGCTCACCAGGCTGCTCGATCTAATGGGCGTTGCCGTTCCGCCTCGAATGTAG
- a CDS encoding TRAM domain-containing protein, which yields MHRGDRLTLTIERPAAGGRMIARHEGAIVFVAGAIPGEVVEAEVEKVQRGTGWAITRTVIERSPDRLPDTADGVSPSDGGCGGCVLAHIQYDRQRALKSAIIEDTLRRLGRITLAAPVAVAASPIDGYRMRARLHVRNGRIGFFREGTHSLCEAGPTRQLRPDTLAVIAALEASLKTLERDTVSEIELSENLDAAERAVHLELLPNADPSRLAAVTRLDGLTGATCAPPESPRTMDLWGSPLVSDTVSGARLSRHTRSFFQGNRFLLQPLVDHVVSQVTQGPVLDLYAGVGLFSLATAHAGHGPVVAVEGDRFSADDLRRNATGRDDVQARTEPVERYLGAATKTATVIVDPPRTGLSKEALAGVVALHAATLVYVSCDIATLARDARLLIDAGYRMSGARAFDLFPNTAHVETVIAFAR from the coding sequence ATGCACAGAGGCGATCGACTCACTCTCACCATCGAACGGCCCGCCGCGGGCGGACGGATGATCGCGCGCCACGAGGGCGCCATCGTCTTTGTCGCCGGCGCCATCCCCGGAGAGGTGGTTGAAGCCGAGGTGGAGAAAGTCCAGCGCGGCACCGGCTGGGCGATCACCCGCACCGTGATTGAGCGGTCACCGGATCGTCTGCCCGACACCGCCGACGGCGTCTCGCCGTCGGACGGCGGCTGCGGCGGCTGCGTGCTGGCGCACATCCAGTACGACCGCCAGCGGGCCCTCAAGTCGGCGATCATCGAAGACACGTTGCGGCGCCTGGGCCGCATCACCCTCGCCGCGCCCGTGGCTGTCGCGGCGTCGCCGATCGACGGTTACCGGATGCGCGCGCGGCTCCACGTCCGCAACGGCCGCATCGGGTTCTTCCGCGAGGGCACACACTCGCTGTGCGAGGCCGGGCCGACGCGCCAGCTTCGCCCGGACACGCTGGCGGTGATTGCCGCGCTGGAGGCGTCGTTGAAGACGCTCGAGCGCGACACGGTCAGCGAGATCGAGTTGTCGGAGAACCTCGACGCCGCCGAGCGGGCCGTGCACCTCGAGCTGCTGCCCAACGCCGACCCGTCACGGCTGGCCGCCGTGACCCGCCTCGATGGCCTCACCGGCGCCACCTGCGCGCCGCCCGAGTCGCCGCGGACGATGGACCTATGGGGATCGCCGCTGGTGTCAGACACCGTGTCCGGCGCCAGGTTGTCGCGCCATACGCGGTCGTTCTTCCAGGGCAATCGCTTCCTGCTGCAGCCGCTCGTGGATCACGTGGTGTCGCAGGTGACGCAGGGGCCGGTGCTCGACTTGTACGCGGGCGTCGGCCTGTTCAGCCTGGCCACGGCTCACGCCGGTCACGGCCCGGTGGTCGCGGTGGAAGGCGACCGCTTCTCAGCCGACGACCTGCGGCGGAACGCCACGGGGCGGGACGACGTCCAGGCGCGGACGGAACCGGTGGAGCGGTACCTGGGGGCGGCGACGAAGACCGCGACGGTGATCGTCGATCCGCCGAGGACGGGCCTGTCGAAGGAGGCGTTGGCCGGCGTCGTGGCGCTGCACGCGGCCACCCTGGTGTATGTGTCGTGCGACATCGCCACGCTCGCGCGTGACGCCCGGCTGCTGATCGATGCGGGTTACCGGATGAGCGGCGCGCGCGCGTTCGATCTCTTCCCGAACACGGCGCACGTCGAGACGGTCATCGCGTTCGCGCGTTAG
- a CDS encoding type III pantothenate kinase yields the protein MLLAIDVGNTNIVIGAFRGETLVHSWRLTTIRERTSDELGILITNLCERYEVRHEEISGIVIASVVPPLTGTLVTMVSDYFDRVPLLFEPAVNGGMPILYDNPAEVGADRVVNGIAAFEQYGKGLPIIVVDFGTATTFDAISAKGEYLGGVICPGPQISADALFQRAARLPRIDLKKPARVIGTNTVASMQSGLFWGYVDMVEGLVRRMKAELGGAAVVVATGGLAKMVAPESTLIEHVDPELTLRGLRLVWERRAAN from the coding sequence ATGCTTCTAGCAATCGACGTCGGCAACACCAACATCGTCATCGGCGCGTTTCGAGGGGAGACCCTCGTGCACAGCTGGCGGCTGACGACCATTCGCGAGCGCACGTCCGACGAGCTCGGGATTCTGATCACGAACCTGTGCGAGCGCTACGAGGTCCGCCACGAAGAGATCTCGGGCATCGTGATTGCGTCGGTGGTGCCGCCGCTGACGGGCACGCTGGTCACCATGGTCTCGGACTATTTCGACCGCGTGCCGCTGCTGTTCGAGCCCGCCGTCAACGGCGGCATGCCGATCCTCTACGACAACCCCGCCGAGGTCGGTGCCGATCGCGTGGTCAACGGCATTGCCGCCTTCGAGCAATACGGCAAGGGCCTGCCGATCATCGTCGTCGACTTCGGCACCGCGACGACGTTCGACGCCATTTCCGCGAAGGGCGAGTACCTGGGCGGCGTGATTTGTCCGGGGCCGCAGATCTCCGCGGACGCGTTGTTTCAGCGTGCCGCGCGGTTGCCGCGCATCGATTTGAAGAAACCGGCCCGGGTGATCGGGACCAACACGGTGGCGTCGATGCAGTCAGGACTGTTCTGGGGCTACGTGGACATGGTCGAGGGCCTGGTCCGCCGGATGAAGGCGGAACTGGGCGGCGCCGCGGTGGTCGTGGCGACCGGCGGGCTGGCAAAAATGGTGGCGCCGGAATCGACGCTGATCGAACACGTGGATCCCGAGCTCACGCTGCGCGGGCTCCGGCTGGTGTGGGAACGCCGGGCCGCCAATTAG
- a CDS encoding gamma-glutamyl-gamma-aminobutyrate hydrolase family protein, with translation MALIAIARNRRMSDYVESVRRAGGEPIEVGAGGESPAHILARVDGIMLTGGGDVDPALYGATPHTTFEAAEAERDAFEIELSRLAVAGDIPFLAICRGMQLLNVAMGGTLIQDIPTEVPGALEHSVPEPRAHVAHEVWVAKDSQLSALLADHMEDGETCHVNSRHHQSVAKVAPAFVVTATSPDGVIEAMEKPGSAFCIGVQWHPENFWRTGEFRSLFEGLVKAANARTR, from the coding sequence ATGGCTCTGATTGCGATTGCCCGGAACCGCCGGATGTCCGACTACGTGGAATCCGTGCGCCGCGCCGGGGGCGAACCGATCGAGGTGGGGGCCGGCGGCGAGTCGCCCGCGCACATCCTCGCCCGCGTTGACGGCATCATGCTGACCGGGGGCGGCGATGTCGATCCGGCGCTCTACGGCGCGACGCCCCACACCACGTTCGAAGCCGCGGAAGCGGAGCGCGACGCGTTCGAGATCGAGTTGTCGCGCCTGGCCGTGGCCGGCGACATTCCGTTCCTCGCGATCTGCCGCGGCATGCAGTTGCTGAACGTCGCCATGGGCGGCACGCTCATCCAGGACATTCCGACCGAAGTGCCGGGGGCGCTCGAGCACTCCGTGCCGGAGCCGCGCGCCCACGTCGCGCACGAAGTGTGGGTGGCGAAAGACTCGCAGCTGTCGGCGCTGCTGGCCGATCACATGGAAGACGGCGAGACCTGCCACGTCAACAGCCGCCATCACCAGTCCGTCGCCAAGGTCGCCCCGGCCTTCGTCGTCACCGCCACCTCGCCCGACGGCGTGATCGAAGCCATGGAGAAGCCGGGCTCGGCGTTCTGCATCGGCGTGCAGTGGCACCCGGAGAACTTCTGGCGCACCGGCGAGTTCCGCTCGCTGTTCGAGGGTTTGGTAAAAGCGGCTAACGCGCGAACGCGATGA
- a CDS encoding SPOR domain-containing protein, with product MATTQDDAFREIQLNGKQLVFMGMAIVVIAVAIFLMGVQVGRGVRAERGLPEGAEASVAAAESEPPPPPTSAGQGSSASPVTAGEKLSYAERLGGTEPAAEPLKREAEPAPAAEAPTPKSEAPVAAPPAAVPAAAAAAPAPAATPSEPAGTGFAIQVAALRERNEADTIVKRLASKGYPAYVLAPAKGAPSVFRVRVGKFNERREADTVAARLQKEEQFKPWVVR from the coding sequence ATGGCTACCACTCAAGACGACGCGTTTCGCGAGATACAGCTCAACGGCAAGCAACTGGTCTTCATGGGCATGGCCATTGTGGTGATCGCGGTCGCGATCTTTCTGATGGGCGTGCAGGTGGGCCGCGGGGTCCGCGCCGAGCGCGGGCTGCCCGAAGGGGCCGAGGCGTCGGTGGCCGCGGCCGAGTCGGAGCCGCCTCCGCCTCCCACGTCGGCCGGACAGGGGTCGAGCGCCTCGCCGGTGACCGCGGGCGAGAAGCTGAGTTATGCCGAGCGCCTCGGCGGCACCGAGCCGGCCGCCGAGCCGCTCAAGAGGGAAGCTGAGCCGGCGCCCGCCGCCGAAGCGCCCACGCCGAAGTCGGAAGCACCGGTGGCCGCCCCGCCTGCGGCAGTACCCGCGGCGGCCGCGGCTGCGCCTGCACCGGCGGCCACGCCCTCGGAACCGGCCGGCACCGGCTTCGCCATCCAGGTCGCGGCCCTGCGCGAACGCAATGAGGCCGACACCATCGTGAAGCGCCTGGCCAGCAAGGGCTATCCGGCCTACGTGCTCGCGCCCGCGAAGGGGGCGCCGTCGGTCTTCCGCGTCCGCGTCGGCAAGTTCAATGAACGCCGCGAAGCCGACACGGTCGCCGCCCGGCTGCAGAAGGAAGAGCAGTTCAAGCCCTGGGTCGTCCGCTAG
- the prfB gene encoding peptide chain release factor 2 (programmed frameshift) translates to MRSYLDDAHDPGELAQLELKVAAPDFWNNQAEAQKTLQRQRRLAQDIELRDSLTKKIDDIGVLLEWAQSGEDVVADLARALDALEAQVDAAETKKMLSGEHDLANAIITIHPGAGGTESQDWAEMLLRMYLKWAERKGFKREILDYQPGEEAGLKSVTYTLSGEYAFGLMAAEAGVHRLVRISPFDQAARRHTSFASVYVWPEFDDEIEIDIPDKELRIDTFRSSGAGGQHVNVTDSAVRLTHLPTGIVISCQNERSQHKNRDVAMKVLKARLYDLKQKEQQDKLSQIGGTKKEIAFGSQIRSYVLQPYQMIKDHRTKYQEGQVDKVLNGDLDAFIKTYLMQKASGTLGQPSTGDDDE, encoded by the exons ATGCGGAGCTATCTT GACGATGCGCACGATCCCGGGGAACTGGCGCAGCTCGAACTGAAGGTCGCCGCACCGGACTTCTGGAACAACCAGGCCGAGGCGCAGAAGACGCTGCAACGGCAGCGGCGCCTGGCGCAGGACATCGAGCTGCGCGACAGCCTCACCAAGAAGATCGACGACATCGGCGTGCTGCTCGAGTGGGCGCAGTCGGGCGAAGATGTCGTGGCCGATCTCGCCAGGGCGCTCGACGCGCTCGAGGCGCAGGTGGACGCCGCCGAAACCAAGAAGATGCTGAGCGGCGAGCACGACCTCGCCAACGCCATCATCACCATTCATCCGGGCGCGGGCGGCACCGAGTCGCAGGACTGGGCCGAGATGCTGCTCCGCATGTACCTGAAGTGGGCGGAGCGGAAGGGCTTCAAGCGCGAGATCCTGGATTATCAGCCGGGCGAGGAAGCCGGCCTCAAGAGTGTCACCTACACGCTCAGCGGCGAGTATGCCTTCGGCCTGATGGCGGCCGAGGCCGGCGTGCACCGGCTGGTCCGCATTTCACCGTTCGACCAGGCCGCCCGCCGGCACACGTCGTTCGCGTCGGTCTACGTCTGGCCGGAATTCGACGACGAGATCGAGATCGACATTCCCGACAAGGAACTCCGTATCGACACGTTCCGATCCAGCGGCGCCGGCGGCCAGCACGTCAACGTGACCGATTCCGCCGTCCGCCTGACGCACCTGCCGACCGGCATCGTCATCTCCTGCCAGAACGAGCGGTCCCAGCACAAGAACCGCGACGTGGCGATGAAGGTGTTGAAGGCGCGGCTGTACGACCTGAAGCAGAAGGAGCAGCAGGACAAGCTGTCGCAGATCGGCGGCACCAAGAAGGAGATTGCCTTCGGCAGCCAGATCCGCAGCTACGTGCTGCAGCCGTATCAGATGATCAAGGACCACCGGACCAAGTATCAGGAGGGGCAGGTGGACAAGGTGTTGAACGGCGACCTCGACGCGTTCATCAAGACCTATTTGATGCAGAAGGCGTCGGGTACCCTGGGCCAGCCGTCGACTGGGGACGACGACGAGTAG